Proteins from one Pseudomonas sp. KBS0710 genomic window:
- a CDS encoding transporter substrate-binding domain-containing protein → MKKLLLPLFAVALLAGCDKKAEEPAKPVAAASYIDKIKARDKLIVGVFTDKPPFGFVNEAGRYVGFDTDIGRQFAKDLLGDENKVEFVAVEPASRIPFLQSDKVDLILANMTVTPERKEAVDFTNPNLKVAVQALVPNDSAVKSLDDLATRTTIVTTGTTADIWLTKNHPDWKLLKFEKNSESLQALSAGRGDAYAQDNLVLFSWAKQNPGYRVLEEKLGDEAPIAPAVKKGNIELRDWVNAELAKLGEEKFLLKLYDQYVRKELSDDTKPESVIVEGGKWQG, encoded by the coding sequence ATGAAAAAACTACTGCTGCCACTGTTTGCCGTTGCCTTACTGGCCGGCTGCGATAAAAAGGCCGAAGAGCCTGCAAAACCCGTCGCTGCTGCCAGCTACATCGACAAGATCAAAGCACGTGACAAGCTGATCGTCGGCGTGTTTACCGACAAACCCCCGTTTGGTTTCGTCAACGAAGCGGGCCGCTATGTGGGGTTTGATACCGACATCGGCCGCCAATTCGCCAAGGACCTGCTGGGCGATGAAAACAAGGTCGAGTTCGTAGCCGTCGAGCCGGCCAGCCGTATTCCGTTCCTGCAAAGCGACAAGGTCGACCTGATCCTCGCCAACATGACCGTGACGCCGGAGCGCAAGGAAGCGGTGGACTTCACCAACCCCAACCTGAAAGTTGCGGTACAGGCACTGGTGCCGAATGACAGCGCGGTGAAAAGCCTGGATGACCTGGCCACCCGCACCACTATCGTCACCACCGGCACCACCGCCGATATCTGGCTGACCAAGAACCACCCGGACTGGAAACTGCTCAAGTTCGAGAAAAACTCCGAGTCACTGCAAGCCCTCTCGGCCGGGCGTGGCGATGCCTACGCGCAAGATAACCTGGTGCTGTTCAGCTGGGCCAAGCAGAACCCTGGCTACCGCGTGCTGGAAGAGAAACTCGGGGATGAAGCGCCGATTGCTCCGGCGGTGAAGAAGGGCAATATCGAACTGCGCGACTGGGTGAACGCGGAGCTGGCGAAGTTGGGTGAGGAGAAGTTTTTGCTCAAGCTGTATGACCAGTACGTGCGAAAAGAACTGAGCGATGACACCAAGCCTGAGAGTGTGATTGTTGAAGGCGGGAAGTGGCAGGGCTGA
- a CDS encoding amino acid ABC transporter ATP-binding protein has protein sequence MSALIEFQGFNKFFGEAQVLKGIDLSVQSGEVVVILGPSGCGKSTLLRCLNGLEVAHSGSLRFAGKELLDKNTDWRQVRQDVGMVFQSYHLFPHMSVLDNILLGPLKVQKRDPREAREQAEKLLARVGLADKRDAFPRQLSGGQQQRIAIVRSLCMNPQVMLFDEVTAALDPEMVKEVLEVIQGLARDGMTLLIVTHEMAFARAVADRVVFMEAGRILEHNTPEAFFTNPQTARAQQFLEKFSFVSTLPKKTKELELI, from the coding sequence ATGAGCGCATTGATCGAGTTCCAGGGTTTCAACAAATTCTTCGGCGAGGCGCAGGTGCTCAAGGGCATCGACCTGAGCGTGCAGAGCGGCGAAGTGGTGGTGATCCTCGGCCCCAGCGGCTGCGGCAAAAGCACCTTGCTGCGCTGCCTCAATGGGCTGGAAGTCGCCCACAGCGGCAGCCTGCGGTTTGCCGGCAAGGAGCTGCTGGACAAAAATACCGACTGGCGCCAGGTGCGCCAGGACGTGGGCATGGTGTTCCAGAGCTACCACCTGTTCCCGCATATGAGCGTGCTCGACAACATTTTGCTCGGCCCGTTGAAAGTGCAAAAACGCGACCCACGCGAAGCCCGTGAGCAAGCAGAGAAACTGCTGGCGCGCGTAGGTCTCGCCGACAAGCGCGATGCCTTCCCACGCCAGCTGTCCGGCGGCCAGCAGCAACGCATCGCCATCGTTCGTTCGCTGTGCATGAACCCGCAGGTCATGCTGTTTGATGAAGTCACCGCCGCCCTCGACCCGGAGATGGTCAAGGAAGTGCTGGAAGTGATTCAAGGCCTGGCCCGCGACGGCATGACCCTGTTGATCGTCACCCATGAAATGGCTTTCGCCCGCGCCGTCGCTGACCGCGTGGTGTTTATGGAGGCCGGTCGCATTCTCGAACACAACACCCCCGAGGCATTCTTTACGAACCCGCAAACCGCACGCGCGCAGCAGTTTCTGGAGAAGTTCTCCTTTGTTTCAACACTGCCCAAAAAGACCAAGGAATTGGAGCTGATATGA
- a CDS encoding amino acid ABC transporter permease, whose amino-acid sequence MASSGLELLWVSLPQLGKGAAQTLSISFLSIAFSTVGGVLYGVLRTLNNRLINAVLRVYLELFRAIPVLVWLYLLFFGLPIFFGLSIPSFWCAVLVLSLWGASEVGEVVRGALHSLPRGQREAGLSIGLSDPQLYGYVLLPQALKRMTPPTINVYTRIIKTSSLAVLIGVVDVIKVGQQIIERTYESVLIYGVLFLFFFFICYPLSAASKVLERRWGQA is encoded by the coding sequence ATGGCCAGTTCGGGTCTTGAGTTGTTGTGGGTGTCGTTGCCGCAATTGGGCAAGGGCGCTGCACAAACCCTGTCGATCTCGTTTTTGAGCATCGCCTTCAGCACCGTCGGCGGTGTGTTGTATGGCGTGTTGCGCACCTTGAATAACCGGCTGATCAACGCGGTGCTGCGGGTTTACCTGGAACTGTTCCGGGCGATCCCGGTGCTGGTGTGGTTGTACCTGTTGTTTTTCGGGCTGCCGATTTTCTTTGGCCTGAGCATTCCCAGTTTCTGGTGCGCGGTGCTGGTGCTGTCGCTCTGGGGCGCCAGCGAGGTGGGCGAAGTGGTGCGTGGCGCGCTGCATTCGCTGCCACGTGGCCAGCGCGAGGCGGGGCTGTCGATTGGTTTATCCGACCCGCAACTGTACGGCTACGTATTGCTGCCCCAAGCCCTCAAACGCATGACGCCGCCGACCATCAACGTCTACACACGCATCATCAAGACCAGCTCGCTGGCGGTGCTGATTGGCGTGGTGGATGTGATCAAGGTCGGCCAGCAAATCATCGAGCGCACCTACGAGTCGGTACTGATCTACGGCGTGCTGTTCCTGTTTTTCTTTTTCATCTGCTACCCGTTGTCGGCCGCCTCCAAGGTGCTGGAACGGCGCTGGGGCCAGGCATGA
- a CDS encoding amino acid ABC transporter permease, translating to MTFDFAFILSTLPAFLKAVGVTLQVGLIAIATSLLVALINAALLVFRTPYLSRLVALYVELARNTPLLIQLFFVYFALPALGFNISGFWAAIITMTFLGGAYLTEVLRAGVEAVPLAQIESGKSIGLSDWQLLRHVILPQAGILSLPALFANFIFLLKETTVVSAVAVPEILYTTKSYIALYYKTYEMLAVLTLICVLLFLPLSLLLSRLERRLQHGQFGS from the coding sequence ATGACCTTCGATTTTGCTTTTATCCTCAGCACCTTGCCGGCGTTTCTAAAGGCCGTGGGGGTGACGCTGCAAGTGGGCTTGATCGCCATTGCCACCTCCCTGCTGGTGGCGCTGATCAACGCCGCATTGCTGGTGTTTCGCACGCCCTACCTGTCACGCCTGGTGGCGCTGTATGTGGAACTGGCGCGTAACACACCGCTGCTGATCCAACTGTTTTTTGTGTACTTCGCACTGCCGGCCCTGGGTTTCAATATCTCCGGGTTCTGGGCGGCGATCATCACCATGACCTTCCTCGGCGGTGCCTACCTCACTGAAGTGCTGCGCGCCGGGGTGGAAGCGGTGCCGCTGGCGCAGATCGAGTCGGGCAAGTCCATCGGCCTGTCCGACTGGCAACTGCTGCGCCATGTGATCCTGCCCCAGGCCGGTATCCTCAGCCTGCCAGCGCTGTTCGCCAATTTCATCTTTTTGCTCAAAGAGACCACCGTAGTGTCCGCCGTGGCGGTGCCGGAGATTCTCTACACCACCAAGAGCTACATCGCGCTCTACTACAAGACCTACGAAATGCTCGCCGTGCTGACGCTGATTTGCGTGTTGCTGTTCTTGCCGCTGTCGCTGTTGCTCAGCCGCCTGGAAAGGAGGCTCCAGCATGGCCAGTTCGGGTCTTGA
- a CDS encoding MetQ/NlpA family ABC transporter substrate-binding protein: protein MKKVLLFTALAAALTASFAQANEKLVVAATPIPHAEILELVKPTLAKEGVDLQIKVFTDYVQPNTQVAEKRLDANYFQTLPYLENFNKGKGTNLVTVIGVHVEPIGGYSKKIKNISELKDGATVAIPNEGSNAGRALLLLQKNGLITLKDPTNALATPKDIASNPKNLKFKELESALLPRVLDQVDLDVINTNYALEAGLNPAKDALIIEDAKSPYVNFLVARPDNKDSDAIQKLAKALTSPEVKAFIEKKYNGAVVPAF from the coding sequence ATGAAAAAGGTTCTGTTGTTTACCGCACTGGCGGCTGCCCTGACTGCAAGCTTCGCCCAGGCCAACGAGAAACTGGTGGTAGCGGCTACCCCGATCCCGCACGCGGAGATCCTTGAGCTGGTTAAGCCGACCCTGGCTAAAGAAGGCGTGGACCTGCAAATCAAAGTCTTCACTGACTATGTGCAACCCAACACCCAGGTCGCCGAAAAGCGTCTGGACGCCAACTACTTCCAGACCCTGCCGTACCTGGAAAACTTCAACAAGGGCAAGGGCACTAACCTGGTCACCGTGATTGGTGTGCACGTTGAGCCGATCGGTGGTTACTCGAAAAAGATCAAGAACATCTCTGAACTTAAAGATGGCGCCACCGTAGCTATCCCGAACGAAGGCTCCAACGCCGGCCGTGCCCTGTTGCTGCTGCAAAAGAACGGTCTGATTACGCTGAAAGACCCGACCAATGCACTGGCTACGCCGAAAGACATCGCCAGCAACCCGAAAAACCTGAAATTCAAAGAGCTGGAATCGGCGCTGCTGCCACGTGTGCTGGACCAGGTTGACCTGGACGTGATCAACACCAACTACGCCCTCGAAGCCGGCCTGAACCCAGCCAAAGACGCGCTGATCATCGAAGACGCCAAGTCGCCGTACGTGAACTTCCTGGTGGCCCGCCCGGACAACAAGGACAGCGATGCTATCCAGAAACTGGCCAAAGCCCTGACCAGCCCGGAAGTCAAAGCCTTCATCGAGAAGAAGTACAACGGCGCGGTAGTGCCTGCGTTCTGA
- a CDS encoding sigma 54-interacting transcriptional regulator has translation MSHDTFGQPLLTFPDAEKSPLSIRAKALVFVDPRSRQLREELESLAPRALPVLIRGETGSGKELLARHIHRGSDRTGLFVSVNCGAISPTYADAELFGYAAGSHSGAASSRAGWFGSANGGTLYLDEIGDLPLPIQVKLLAALENHEVTRVGAHQPSPVDVRLVAATSIDLAQAVAAGKFHERLFHYLSEGQLDLPALRERVGDILSLAEYFLGIYSQRLDLPVPLISDAAQRVLEHHSWPGNTRELENVIHFALLVSSGDEILPEHLNLPAAGSPLEQLQRIFASASTAEQHALLSFLNEQRLHE, from the coding sequence ATGAGTCATGACACCTTTGGCCAGCCGTTGCTGACCTTTCCCGATGCCGAAAAAAGCCCGCTGAGCATCCGCGCCAAGGCGCTGGTGTTTGTCGACCCCCGCTCACGCCAACTGCGTGAAGAGCTGGAAAGTCTTGCGCCACGTGCGTTGCCGGTATTGATTCGCGGCGAGACCGGCAGCGGTAAAGAGCTGCTCGCACGGCATATTCACCGTGGCAGCGACCGCACGGGTTTGTTTGTCTCAGTCAACTGCGGTGCCATTAGCCCCACCTACGCCGACGCCGAATTGTTCGGCTATGCCGCCGGCAGCCACAGCGGCGCAGCCAGCAGCCGGGCCGGCTGGTTTGGCTCGGCCAATGGCGGCACCTTGTACCTGGATGAAATCGGCGACTTACCGCTGCCGATTCAAGTGAAATTGCTCGCCGCCCTGGAAAACCACGAAGTCACCCGTGTCGGCGCTCATCAGCCAAGCCCGGTGGATGTGCGGCTGGTTGCGGCCACCAGCATCGACCTGGCCCAGGCTGTAGCCGCCGGCAAGTTTCATGAGCGCCTGTTCCATTACTTGAGCGAAGGCCAGTTGGACCTGCCGGCCCTGCGCGAGCGGGTTGGCGACATCCTGTCGCTGGCTGAGTATTTCCTTGGCATCTACAGCCAACGCCTGGACCTGCCGGTGCCGCTGATCAGTGACGCCGCCCAGCGTGTGCTGGAGCATCACAGTTGGCCGGGCAATACCCGCGAGCTGGAAAACGTTATTCACTTTGCGTTGTTGGTAAGCAGTGGCGATGAGATTTTGCCCGAGCATTTGAACCTGCCCGCCGCAGGCTCGCCGCTGGAACAACTGCAGCGGATCTTCGCGAGTGCCAGCACCGCCGAGCAGCACGCCTTGCTCAGCTTTCTAAATGAACAGCGGCTACATGAATAA
- a CDS encoding alpha/beta hydrolase, which yields MHSESIRYLIVPGWQGSPEDHWQSHWQNSLPNSARVEQADWLTPRREDWVAALAEAIAADSTPVILIAHSLGCITVAHWAATAPVHFLRQVRGALLVAPADVERPACAPALRNFAPIPTDLLPFPSQVVSSDNDSAVSATRALELARNWGAEAGILSGAGHINVKSGHQRWEQGFAYLYRLQNRLEHHARRSA from the coding sequence ATGCACAGCGAGTCGATTCGTTATCTGATCGTGCCGGGCTGGCAAGGATCGCCAGAAGATCATTGGCAAAGTCATTGGCAGAACAGCCTGCCCAACAGCGCACGCGTGGAGCAGGCCGATTGGCTTACCCCGCGTCGCGAAGACTGGGTGGCCGCACTGGCCGAGGCCATCGCCGCCGACAGCACGCCGGTGATTCTCATCGCGCATAGCCTGGGTTGCATCACCGTGGCCCACTGGGCCGCGACGGCACCGGTGCATTTTCTGCGGCAGGTGCGCGGCGCCTTGCTGGTGGCCCCGGCGGATGTCGAACGCCCGGCCTGCGCCCCCGCTTTGCGCAACTTTGCACCGATTCCCACCGACTTGTTGCCGTTTCCCAGCCAAGTGGTCAGCTCCGACAACGACAGTGCCGTCAGCGCCACCCGCGCCTTGGAACTGGCACGCAACTGGGGCGCTGAAGCCGGCATTTTGTCCGGTGCCGGGCATATCAATGTGAAGTCCGGCCACCAACGCTGGGAACAGGGTTTCGCCTACCTCTATCGCCTGCAAAATCGTCTGGAACATCACGCCCGGCGCAGTGCATAA
- a CDS encoding biopolymer transporter ExbD, producing MAFSTQDSDEVLSEINVTPLVDVMLVLLVVFIVTAPLLTNSIPINLPKTQAVAPVEQKDPLVVSIDGAGKLFINKDEIQPDLLEFNLQAAKAKDPEVRVQLQADDGVNYGEVARAMASIERAGITKLSVITAR from the coding sequence ATGGCCTTCTCCACGCAAGACAGTGATGAGGTGCTGAGCGAGATCAACGTCACGCCGCTGGTGGACGTGATGCTGGTGCTGCTGGTGGTGTTTATCGTCACCGCACCGTTGTTGACCAACTCGATCCCGATCAATCTGCCCAAGACTCAAGCAGTCGCCCCGGTGGAGCAGAAAGACCCGCTGGTGGTAAGCATCGACGGCGCCGGCAAATTGTTTATCAACAAGGACGAAATCCAGCCCGACCTGCTTGAGTTCAACCTGCAGGCGGCCAAGGCCAAGGATCCGGAGGTGCGGGTACAACTGCAGGCCGATGATGGTGTGAATTACGGCGAAGTGGCGCGAGCCATGGCGTCTATCGAGCGCGCGGGCATCACCAAGCTGTCGGTGATTACTGCACGTTAG
- a CDS encoding MotA/TolQ/ExbB proton channel family protein produces the protein MMALASPLESIESAVIWLLVVFSVATWGLALLKGVQFGRLKAQDRKFHKQFWAASSLDSAAELAETQPGAAARVAQAGYAAIQVGDAPHAADLSQAINHQDRLERALRQQIVRERRSLETGLAVVASIGSTSPFIGLFGTVWGIMEALKGISAAGSASLETVAGPIGAALVATGVGIAVAVPAVLVYNYFLRRLKLTAADLDDFAHDFYSLAQKNSFRVLLHPALTKSAAGTAQKVKEAS, from the coding sequence ATCATGGCATTAGCATCTCCACTTGAATCCATCGAAAGCGCGGTGATCTGGCTGCTGGTGGTCTTTTCGGTCGCCACTTGGGGCCTGGCGTTATTGAAGGGCGTGCAGTTCGGGCGCCTCAAAGCGCAGGATCGCAAGTTCCACAAACAGTTCTGGGCGGCGTCGAGTCTCGATTCCGCCGCTGAATTGGCCGAAACCCAGCCCGGCGCTGCTGCCCGTGTGGCCCAGGCCGGTTATGCCGCGATCCAGGTCGGTGATGCACCGCACGCGGCAGACCTGAGCCAGGCCATCAATCACCAGGACCGCCTTGAACGCGCCCTGCGCCAGCAAATTGTGCGTGAGCGCCGCTCTCTGGAAACCGGCCTGGCCGTGGTCGCCAGTATCGGCAGCACCTCGCCGTTTATCGGCCTGTTCGGCACCGTGTGGGGCATCATGGAAGCCCTCAAAGGCATCAGCGCCGCCGGCTCGGCCAGCCTGGAAACCGTGGCAGGCCCAATTGGTGCGGCACTGGTGGCCACCGGTGTGGGTATCGCCGTCGCCGTGCCGGCGGTGCTGGTCTACAACTACTTCCTGCGTCGCCTCAAGCTCACGGCGGCCGACCTGGATGACTTCGCCCACGATTTCTACAGCCTGGCGCAGAAGAATTCCTTCCGCGTGCTGCTGCACCCTGCGCTGACCAAAAGCGCGGCCGGCACCGCGCAAAAAGTGAAGGAGGCGTCCTGA
- a CDS encoding energy transducer TonB, whose amino-acid sequence MGNVQTAASAPEAQWRQAPGGELVDLGRPHRAPLGQLRLQKTPKRFSSRREGILLGLLVLALHGAVIYWVSQKPTPVLPIVPPEIPPMTIEFSQPAPPVVEPPPPVPPPPPPPVVEPPPPVVDELAAKPAPPKPVPKPKPKPVPKPEPKPAPKAVEQPPAPPTPAPPAPPAPAAPPSPAPVTPASANAAYLKNPAPEYPSLAQRRGWEGTVLLRVHVLASGKPGEIQIQKSSGRQQLDDAALTAVKRWSFVPAKQGDVAQDGWVSVPIDFKIH is encoded by the coding sequence ATGGGCAATGTCCAGACCGCCGCCAGTGCACCCGAGGCGCAGTGGCGCCAGGCACCGGGTGGTGAGTTGGTCGACCTTGGCCGGCCGCACCGCGCGCCGTTGGGGCAATTGCGTTTGCAGAAAACCCCGAAACGTTTTTCGAGCCGTCGCGAAGGGATTCTGCTCGGGTTACTGGTGCTGGCCCTGCACGGTGCGGTGATCTATTGGGTGAGCCAGAAGCCCACGCCGGTGCTGCCGATTGTGCCGCCGGAAATCCCGCCGATGACCATTGAATTTTCCCAACCGGCGCCGCCAGTGGTGGAGCCGCCTCCGCCTGTACCGCCACCACCGCCGCCACCTGTGGTTGAGCCACCGCCGCCGGTTGTCGATGAGTTGGCGGCCAAGCCTGCGCCGCCAAAACCTGTTCCCAAGCCCAAACCAAAGCCGGTGCCGAAGCCTGAACCCAAGCCCGCACCGAAAGCGGTAGAGCAACCGCCTGCACCACCGACGCCTGCGCCTCCTGCTCCGCCAGCACCGGCTGCTCCACCGTCACCCGCACCGGTGACACCCGCTTCAGCCAACGCCGCGTACTTGAAGAACCCGGCGCCGGAGTACCCGTCACTGGCCCAGCGCCGTGGCTGGGAAGGCACGGTGTTGTTGCGCGTGCATGTGTTGGCCAGCGGCAAGCCGGGTGAGATCCAGATTCAGAAAAGCAGCGGTCGCCAGCAACTCGACGACGCCGCATTGACCGCCGTAAAGCGTTGGAGCTTCGTGCCGGCCAAGCAGGGCGATGTGGCGCAGGACGGCTGGGTCAGTGTCCCGATCGATTTCAAGATTCACTAA
- a CDS encoding LysR family transcriptional regulator, whose protein sequence is MFDPVLLRSFVAVVDCGNFTRAAERLHLTQSTVSQQIRRLEDAVACQLLDRDQRRVVATAEGERLLAYARRILALHEEAADVLINQQSDGVLRLGVPEDFAAERLMPLLSAFVVAYPRVRLEVTSGLGPELQRQYRAGEFDVLLVKQMGDSEDCVASWPEPLCWVDSRSMPSIGRDPLPLVAFPVGGLYRNEMLHHLEVGGWRWRIGYSSASLASVCSAVAAGLGISLLPQRVVQPGHVVLGDDSGLPMVQGVRLALYGRSGLGAAGQTLQRQLLDLCTNSSR, encoded by the coding sequence ATGTTCGATCCCGTGTTATTGCGCAGTTTTGTCGCCGTGGTGGATTGCGGCAATTTCACCCGCGCTGCCGAGCGTCTGCATTTGACCCAATCCACCGTGAGCCAGCAGATCCGCCGCCTGGAAGACGCCGTGGCGTGCCAGTTGCTCGACCGTGACCAGCGCCGCGTGGTGGCCACCGCCGAGGGCGAACGCTTGCTGGCCTACGCGCGGCGCATCCTCGCGCTGCATGAAGAAGCCGCCGATGTATTGATCAACCAGCAAAGCGACGGCGTATTGCGCCTGGGTGTGCCGGAGGACTTTGCCGCCGAACGCCTGATGCCGTTGCTGTCGGCCTTTGTGGTGGCCTACCCGCGCGTGCGGCTGGAAGTTACCAGTGGTCTCGGCCCGGAGTTGCAGCGCCAATACCGCGCCGGTGAGTTCGACGTGTTGCTGGTCAAGCAGATGGGTGACAGCGAGGACTGTGTGGCCTCTTGGCCGGAACCGCTGTGTTGGGTAGACAGCCGCAGCATGCCGTCGATTGGACGCGACCCGCTGCCCCTGGTGGCGTTTCCGGTAGGCGGTTTGTACCGCAATGAAATGCTGCACCACCTGGAAGTCGGTGGCTGGCGTTGGCGCATCGGTTATTCCAGCGCCAGCCTCGCCAGTGTGTGTTCGGCGGTGGCGGCAGGTTTGGGTATCAGCTTGTTGCCGCAACGGGTGGTGCAGCCTGGGCATGTGGTGCTCGGCGATGACAGTGGCTTGCCCATGGTCCAGGGCGTGCGCCTTGCGCTGTATGGCCGCAGTGGTTTAGGCGCGGCCGGGCAGACGCTGCAACGCCAATTGCTCGATTTATGTACAAATAGCTCCCGTTGA
- a CDS encoding CynX/NimT family MFS transporter: MTLNHSFAGKLAGWGLLVVLGLNLRPILSSISPLLGEIRQATGLSFQSSALLTSLPVVCMGLVALVGVRVEARLGERRGIALGLMMILLACLTRWLMGQASALLVTALLGGAGVALIQALVPAMIKREFHHRVPVAMGVYSASLMAGGGLAALLSPLVATHFQQWQAGLGVWLLPALGALLLWAWLPLGAARNPPIAPAFKGLRNRRAWLLALYFGLVNCGYMSMVAWLPAYYQQLGWGVLPSGSLLAFMTIFQVIAALLMPVLAQRGIDRRPLLGISLLAQTIGYLGLILAPLEYPHLWVALCGFGLGACFALSLLLTLDHHRDPRQAGQLAAFVQGVGFLINAVSPWLTGWLRELTGNFVSAWVVLTVTVLAMLVVTRVFSPATYRTHSEVVAPRHA, encoded by the coding sequence ATGACGCTCAACCATTCATTCGCGGGAAAACTAGCCGGCTGGGGCCTTTTGGTCGTACTGGGCCTCAACCTGCGCCCCATCCTCAGCTCCATCAGCCCCTTGCTCGGCGAGATCCGCCAAGCCACCGGCCTGAGCTTCCAAAGCAGCGCCCTGCTCACCAGCCTGCCGGTGGTGTGCATGGGCCTGGTGGCGCTGGTGGGTGTGCGCGTGGAAGCGCGCCTGGGCGAGCGACGTGGCATCGCGCTGGGCCTGATGATGATTCTGCTGGCCTGCCTGACGCGCTGGTTGATGGGCCAGGCGTCGGCGCTGCTGGTTACGGCGTTACTGGGCGGCGCCGGTGTGGCGCTGATCCAGGCGCTGGTGCCGGCGATGATCAAGCGCGAATTTCATCACCGCGTGCCGGTGGCGATGGGTGTGTACTCGGCCTCATTGATGGCTGGTGGCGGGCTGGCGGCGTTGCTCAGCCCGCTGGTGGCCACGCATTTTCAGCAATGGCAGGCGGGGCTCGGCGTGTGGCTATTACCGGCGCTTGGGGCGTTATTGTTGTGGGCCTGGCTGCCGTTGGGCGCGGCGAGAAACCCGCCAATCGCGCCTGCCTTCAAAGGGCTGCGCAATCGTCGGGCGTGGCTGCTGGCGTTGTATTTCGGGCTGGTGAATTGCGGCTACATGAGCATGGTGGCGTGGCTGCCGGCCTACTACCAGCAACTGGGTTGGGGCGTGTTGCCGAGCGGTTCGTTGTTGGCGTTCATGACCATTTTCCAGGTGATCGCCGCGCTGCTGATGCCGGTGTTGGCCCAGCGCGGTATCGACCGTCGCCCGCTGCTCGGCATAAGCCTGTTGGCACAGACCATCGGCTACCTCGGCCTGATCCTCGCACCGCTCGAGTACCCCCACCTGTGGGTCGCCTTGTGTGGTTTTGGCCTGGGCGCGTGTTTCGCCCTGAGCCTGCTGCTGACCCTCGACCACCACCGCGACCCACGTCAGGCCGGGCAACTGGCGGCCTTCGTGCAGGGCGTGGGCTTTTTGATCAACGCGGTCTCACCCTGGCTGACCGGCTGGCTGCGCGAACTTACCGGCAACTTCGTCAGCGCCTGGGTGGTGCTGACCGTCACGGTGCTGGCGATGCTAGTGGTGACGCGGGTGTTCAGCCCGGCCACCTACCGCACCCACTCAGAAGTCGTAGCGCCCCGTCACGCCTAG